Proteins from one Leptonema illini DSM 21528 genomic window:
- a CDS encoding CPBP family intramembrane glutamic endopeptidase: MKAGLLWLLLGAERRTIATRLSSDELLELAEGGRAYKAASSRDKAKALHTVRRVLANEREHSWPAALSAGLFVLAAALFVAHAALRPEQPFLYLLSLFGPLLIGCISPLMLYLLPAYRRVGLFSPSGFLYAPPAFVALLWLLFLINTSSDIPIARLPFFELSILSLGALLAPLLEEIFFRELLPGSVGRSPHFAGHLGSAVLFAVLHLPVDGWQFVYYLMAAATLSLLRILSGNLLWPIAVHSAANIASLWIMR, translated from the coding sequence ATGAAGGCCGGGTTGCTCTGGCTTCTGCTTGGCGCTGAACGGCGAACGATTGCGACGCGGCTATCGTCCGACGAGCTGCTCGAACTGGCAGAAGGCGGCAGGGCCTATAAAGCGGCCTCTTCGCGCGATAAGGCAAAGGCGCTGCATACGGTACGAAGGGTTCTCGCGAACGAACGTGAGCACTCCTGGCCGGCCGCGCTCAGTGCCGGCCTGTTCGTTCTGGCGGCCGCCCTTTTCGTCGCACATGCCGCCCTGCGCCCCGAACAACCTTTTCTTTATCTGCTTTCGCTTTTCGGACCGCTTCTGATCGGATGCATCTCACCGCTCATGCTCTATCTGCTTCCGGCCTACCGTCGCGTCGGCCTCTTCTCGCCGTCGGGCTTCCTTTACGCTCCGCCGGCCTTTGTTGCGCTTCTCTGGCTGCTCTTCTTGATCAATACCTCCTCTGACATCCCGATTGCCCGACTTCCGTTTTTTGAACTGAGCATTTTGAGCCTCGGCGCACTTCTTGCTCCGCTGCTTGAAGAGATATTTTTTCGCGAGCTCCTGCCGGGCTCGGTCGGGCGGTCGCCGCATTTCGCCGGCCATCTGGGATCGGCCGTTCTCTTTGCGGTGCTTCACCTGCCCGTCGATGGATGGCAGTTTGTTTATTATCTGATGGCAGCGGCTACGTTATCGCTGCTTCGCATCCTGAGCGGCAATCTGCTCTGGCCCATCGCCGTTCACAGCGCGGCCAATATCGCCTCGCTCTGGATCATGCGATAG
- a CDS encoding 7TM-DISM domain-containing protein: MRAQILIVPMLLSLLACKAEPARLELLLDDHRTIEFHHLSGSNPVTDPDFPSHTLLWQAVDSNSELHQGFYSGRLYIRLTLSDSQNGKYRIRFRNSNLENVDFLDPATGAVIHEGVRSRSRAVFPSFELDTDGGRSLLIRVDSRTPYRLPLEIIPESEWTNTERLSGIVPAFVGGATLTLLVYYFLLWRRTGDRSSLYFLPYLLFVSLHRLTYHGVLTPLLKPDNGHLQLPLALFFSLGATIILLLWTNHFLRPLIFGPAMRYLTQLSVIITAALLVAVPFTPYLANQLTYLMALPYSVYLILLGFTAARMGYGPALYFGLSVLTFPVSIITTFLLTVGMSSIPPYVDFAVDASFLLQILLRRASQRGPGGARQTGIRGQAAHRRAPGRGN, translated from the coding sequence ATGCGCGCTCAGATCCTCATCGTTCCAATGCTTCTCTCCTTGCTGGCCTGCAAGGCGGAGCCGGCGCGCCTTGAGCTGCTGCTCGACGACCATCGCACCATCGAATTCCATCATCTCAGCGGATCAAATCCCGTGACGGATCCCGACTTTCCATCGCACACCCTGCTCTGGCAGGCCGTCGATTCAAACAGCGAGCTGCATCAGGGGTTTTACAGCGGTCGCCTTTATATCAGACTAACCCTCTCCGACAGCCAGAACGGAAAATACCGCATCCGCTTTCGCAACTCCAACCTCGAGAATGTGGATTTCCTCGATCCGGCGACCGGCGCCGTTATACATGAAGGCGTGCGCAGCCGTTCACGGGCCGTCTTTCCATCGTTTGAGCTCGACACAGACGGCGGGCGGTCGCTTCTGATCCGCGTCGATTCGCGAACGCCGTACAGGCTTCCGCTTGAGATCATTCCCGAATCGGAATGGACCAATACGGAGCGACTGAGCGGCATCGTACCGGCCTTCGTTGGCGGGGCGACTCTGACGCTGCTTGTTTATTATTTTCTGCTCTGGCGCCGGACGGGCGATCGTTCATCGCTGTATTTTTTGCCGTATCTGCTTTTCGTTTCGCTCCATCGACTCACGTATCACGGTGTGCTGACGCCGCTTCTCAAGCCCGATAACGGGCATCTGCAACTGCCTCTTGCTCTTTTCTTCTCTCTCGGAGCGACGATTATCCTGCTGCTCTGGACGAACCACTTCTTGAGGCCGCTCATATTCGGTCCGGCGATGCGGTACCTCACTCAGCTTTCGGTCATCATAACCGCCGCGCTGCTCGTGGCCGTTCCATTCACGCCGTATCTTGCGAATCAGCTTACGTATCTCATGGCCCTGCCCTATTCCGTTTATCTGATTCTTCTCGGCTTTACGGCCGCCCGGATGGGCTACGGACCGGCGCTGTATTTTGGGTTATCCGTTCTAACGTTTCCCGTCAGCATCATTACGACCTTTCTTCTTACCGTGGGCATGTCATCCATTCCCCCCTACGTTGATTTTGCCGTAGACGCCTCTTTCCTTCTTCAGATACTGCTTCGACGGGCTTCGCAGCGAGGTCCAGGAGGCGCACGACAAACTGGAATCCGAGGTCAGGCTGCGCACCGCAGAGCTCCGGGAAGAGGTAATTGA
- the ygiD gene encoding 4,5-DOPA dioxygenase extradiol yields MMPALFVGHGSPMNALSENDFSREWKRLGATIERPRAILAVSAHWLRRGTAVTAMTQPATIHDFYGFPEELFSVQYQAPGSPELARRVADLVGSTALDQEWGLDHGTWSVLVHMYPEANIPVIQLSLDIQLSAQEHYDLGRRLQPLREEGVLILGSGDIVHNLGRMDWGRRQGFDWAESVNEQVKQWIKAEDHRSVIDCEKLGGDFKQAIPTPDHFWPLLYVLGASKVGEAMEFFNDAILFGAISMTGVKIG; encoded by the coding sequence ATGATGCCAGCTCTTTTTGTCGGCCATGGAAGCCCGATGAACGCCCTTTCTGAAAACGATTTTTCAAGAGAATGGAAGCGCCTTGGTGCCACCATCGAGCGCCCTCGCGCCATTCTCGCCGTATCTGCACACTGGCTGCGTCGCGGCACGGCCGTTACAGCCATGACGCAACCTGCGACCATCCACGATTTCTACGGCTTCCCCGAAGAGCTCTTCTCGGTTCAATACCAGGCTCCAGGCAGCCCTGAGTTAGCCAGGCGCGTGGCCGATCTCGTCGGATCAACGGCTCTCGATCAGGAATGGGGGCTCGATCATGGAACCTGGAGCGTGCTCGTTCACATGTATCCAGAGGCGAACATTCCCGTCATCCAGCTCAGCCTTGATATACAGCTCTCGGCTCAAGAGCATTACGATCTCGGGCGCAGACTGCAGCCCCTTCGCGAAGAAGGCGTCCTGATTCTCGGAAGCGGCGATATCGTGCATAACCTCGGCCGCATGGACTGGGGACGCCGACAGGGTTTCGACTGGGCCGAGAGCGTAAACGAGCAGGTGAAGCAATGGATCAAAGCCGAAGACCATAGATCTGTGATCGACTGCGAGAAGCTGGGCGGCGATTTCAAACAGGCCATCCCAACACCCGATCACTTCTGGCCTTTGCTCTACGTACTGGGCGCATCGAAAGTAGGCGAGGCTATGGAATTCTTCAACGACGCCATTCTCTTCGGCGCCATTTCGATGACGGGAGTGAAGATAGGTTAA
- a CDS encoding DoxX family membrane protein, which translates to MKYLFTTFRLMLGAVFFAFGWSKFIPFIPTPPVPPEASMFIGALVATGYLWSLIGVIEITAGALLLANRLIPLALLLLAPIVTNIVLYLVLLAQNPMAYGMSVFLLTAGITLATQHWNRFAPIFQMRREA; encoded by the coding sequence ATGAAATACCTGTTCACCACCTTCCGGCTTATGCTCGGAGCGGTCTTCTTCGCCTTCGGTTGGTCGAAGTTCATTCCCTTTATCCCGACGCCTCCGGTTCCGCCAGAGGCGTCCATGTTCATCGGCGCTCTCGTCGCCACCGGCTATCTCTGGTCACTCATCGGAGTCATCGAAATCACAGCCGGCGCTCTGCTGCTGGCAAATCGGCTCATCCCTCTGGCACTGCTTCTGCTTGCGCCGATCGTGACGAACATCGTGCTGTATCTCGTGCTTCTTGCGCAGAATCCGATGGCTTATGGCATGAGCGTTTTTCTGTTAACGGCGGGCATTACGCTGGCAACACAACACTGGAATCGCTTTGCCCCCATCTTTCAGATGCGGAGAGAGGCGTGA
- a CDS encoding DUF327 family protein, with protein MQIRTTTDRDVRLRRDRKLRPDGSAVSAAAVESEVSGFQEILNTVLPAHEEETRDLHKLWSSLPGAERLLIENPSPENLSSYRELVKGIAREILNSNMKVAKLKRRVRGNDVELNVLQIIDDRLHRMMMALQSKSNTGFQILRNLDEIRGLLMDLRS; from the coding sequence ATGCAGATCCGGACGACAACTGATAGAGACGTAAGATTACGTCGCGATCGCAAACTGCGCCCGGACGGCAGTGCGGTCTCAGCGGCTGCCGTCGAGAGCGAGGTCTCGGGATTTCAGGAGATCCTGAACACGGTTCTACCTGCCCACGAAGAAGAGACCCGCGATCTGCACAAGCTCTGGTCGTCGCTGCCGGGGGCGGAACGCCTGCTCATTGAAAATCCGTCTCCTGAGAATCTGAGCAGCTATCGCGAGCTTGTGAAAGGCATCGCACGCGAAATCCTCAATAGCAACATGAAGGTCGCGAAACTGAAAAGGCGGGTTCGCGGCAACGACGTTGAGCTGAACGTCCTGCAGATCATCGACGACCGGCTCCATCGCATGATGATGGCCCTGCAATCGAAGTCCAACACAGGCTTTCAGATCCTGCGCAACCTCGACGAGATTCGAGGCCTGCTCATGGATCTTCGCAGCTAA
- a CDS encoding LA_3696 family protein: MEQRKGETASSKNLFLADPGLSFAEKKSRTIDRIATRNNMNPENLPAELRRLLGEQGTSKFVDYLGSVLLTLKEEVLAVSHSRSEHRLSEETALIRVEMAGMRADMAEMRTELKTEMAGLRSEFYEMRSELKADMANLRTELKTEMAELRADMETGIAELRADMESGIAELRADMVTGHSRLQADLKGGLSELRAEMKADFAVVHREISSLTRWILSAIVAFAVVYPAVTALIERFLIKP, translated from the coding sequence ATGGAACAAAGAAAGGGGGAAACGGCATCGTCGAAGAACCTTTTTCTGGCCGATCCTGGCCTCTCGTTCGCTGAAAAAAAATCGCGCACGATCGACCGAATTGCCACCAGGAATAACATGAACCCTGAAAATCTTCCCGCTGAATTGCGACGCCTGCTCGGAGAGCAGGGAACGTCAAAATTCGTTGACTATCTGGGCTCGGTACTGCTTACTCTCAAAGAAGAGGTGCTTGCCGTGTCACATTCCCGTTCCGAACATCGCCTCTCTGAAGAGACTGCCCTCATACGCGTCGAGATGGCCGGAATGCGGGCCGACATGGCCGAGATGCGCACAGAGCTGAAAACGGAGATGGCGGGCCTGCGTTCTGAATTCTATGAGATGCGTTCTGAGCTGAAAGCCGATATGGCGAATCTTCGCACAGAGCTAAAGACGGAAATGGCCGAGCTACGTGCCGACATGGAGACCGGGATAGCCGAGCTACGTGCAGACATGGAGAGCGGGATAGCCGAGCTTCGTGCCGACATGGTGACCGGCCACAGTCGCCTGCAGGCGGATTTGAAGGGTGGCCTGTCGGAGCTTCGAGCCGAAATGAAGGCCGATTTCGCCGTCGTGCATCGTGAGATCAGCAGTTTGACGCGGTGGATTCTCTCGGCGATCGTCGCTTTCGCTGTCGTGTATCCGGCTGTAACGGCTTTGATCGAGCGTTTTCTTATAAAGCCCTGA
- a CDS encoding GMC oxidoreductase: MQKTYDYIVIGSGFGGSVSALRLAQKGYSVAVLEAGKRYRSEEFPRTNWSLKKFLWIPGLAMYGIQRINLLKNVLILSGAGVGGGSLVYANTLYVPLPAFFDNPIVKKMGGDKVLLPFYELAKKMLGVEQTPRIFKADEMLRDTAVEMGFGDTFKSTPAGVYFGTPDTTHPDPYFGGEGPERVGCNYCGGCMVGCRNNSKNTLDKNYLFFAERLGVEIIPETKVVDIVPQNEDGSQGYTIYTKSSTGSAPKRTFQTKGIVLSAGVLGTMKLLWSMKQKGRMPRISDRLGHVVRTNSESIIGVTARSSNVDYSHGIAITSSVFPDPDTHIEPVRYPEGSDAMNGLAAPVMVDGGGWIPRQIRFLFAMLLHPIRGLRLTWPVGFAKRSIILLVMQSVDNYISIQNKRTFFWPWSKILTTKMEKGGHLPSYIPIANEFARALARRMKGYARSSINEVLLDIPTTAHILGGAVIGETPEEGVIDLQNRLFGYENFIVCDGSMVPANLGVNPSLTITALSERAMSLVPPKSQMHHFGFEKTWNVTTLLEGALSKQA; encoded by the coding sequence ATGCAAAAAACATACGACTACATTGTCATCGGCTCAGGCTTCGGCGGAAGCGTATCGGCCCTTCGACTGGCTCAGAAAGGCTATTCTGTCGCCGTTCTGGAAGCCGGCAAACGGTATCGCAGCGAAGAATTTCCGCGCACGAACTGGAGCCTGAAAAAATTCCTCTGGATTCCGGGCCTGGCCATGTACGGCATCCAGCGCATCAATCTCTTGAAAAACGTTTTGATCCTTTCCGGGGCGGGCGTCGGCGGAGGCAGCCTCGTCTATGCCAACACGCTTTACGTTCCCCTGCCGGCCTTTTTCGATAATCCTATCGTAAAAAAGATGGGGGGAGATAAAGTGCTTCTGCCGTTTTACGAACTGGCAAAGAAGATGCTCGGCGTCGAGCAGACTCCCCGTATCTTCAAGGCCGACGAGATGCTGCGTGACACGGCCGTTGAGATGGGCTTCGGCGATACCTTTAAATCGACGCCGGCCGGCGTGTATTTCGGCACTCCCGACACGACGCATCCCGATCCCTATTTTGGCGGCGAAGGCCCCGAGCGCGTCGGCTGCAACTACTGCGGCGGCTGCATGGTCGGATGTCGCAACAATTCAAAGAACACGCTCGACAAGAACTACCTCTTCTTCGCCGAACGGCTCGGCGTCGAGATCATTCCCGAAACGAAGGTCGTCGACATCGTTCCACAGAATGAAGATGGTTCTCAGGGTTATACAATTTACACGAAGTCGTCGACAGGCTCCGCTCCGAAGCGCACGTTTCAAACGAAGGGCATCGTGCTCTCGGCCGGCGTGCTTGGAACGATGAAGCTGCTATGGTCGATGAAGCAGAAAGGACGCATGCCGCGCATCTCCGATCGCCTCGGTCATGTGGTGCGGACGAACTCCGAATCGATTATAGGCGTCACCGCACGCAGCTCGAACGTCGATTACAGCCACGGCATCGCCATCACATCGAGCGTCTTTCCCGATCCCGACACGCATATCGAGCCCGTGCGTTATCCAGAAGGATCTGACGCCATGAACGGCCTGGCCGCTCCGGTCATGGTGGACGGCGGAGGCTGGATTCCGCGTCAGATCCGATTTTTATTCGCCATGCTGCTTCATCCGATCCGGGGTCTGCGTCTCACCTGGCCCGTCGGATTCGCGAAACGCTCGATCATCCTGCTCGTCATGCAGAGCGTGGATAACTACATCAGCATCCAGAATAAAAGGACCTTCTTCTGGCCCTGGTCGAAGATTCTCACGACGAAAATGGAAAAAGGCGGCCATCTTCCGTCGTATATTCCGATTGCAAACGAATTCGCACGAGCCCTCGCTCGCCGCATGAAGGGCTATGCACGCAGCTCCATCAACGAGGTGCTGCTCGATATTCCGACGACGGCGCATATTCTCGGCGGTGCCGTCATCGGTGAAACGCCCGAAGAAGGCGTCATCGATTTGCAGAATCGCCTTTTCGGTTACGAGAACTTCATCGTCTGCGACGGCTCGATGGTGCCGGCGAATCTTGGCGTCAATCCGAGCCTGACGATTACGGCGTTATCCGAGCGTGCGATGTCGCTTGTTCCTCCGAAATCGCAGATGCATCATTTTGGTTTCGAGAAAACCTGGAATGTGACGACGTTGCTGGAAGGGGCTTTAAGCAAACAGGCCTGA
- a CDS encoding ATP-binding protein: MERTRAQKSAEEANRAKTQFLANISHEIRTPMNVILGTNELLREQPDLKEDQRQLLGAMHQAGVSLLQILDDVLQTSRLELGQVNVNQQDFLLREWLDHLCAPFALRMKSVGLSFQTQIDDVPDRLIGDATSASQILGNLLSNAVKFTSQGSVQLIVSKAEERDGKVGIRFSVIDTGIGIPEEDHAYIFSPFSPASSRTAARYGGTGLGLSIARSLTKLLGGTLTFESRIGSGSQFTLTLPFRTVQEKPVTAPAAERFINARILLAEDQPENRFLFDRYLRKHVRELIFAEDGEQAVTTYSSTAFDLILMDIRMPVMDGYEAYVRIREFESASGRHHTPVLALTAHAMDADQDRLRQTGFDEILTKPVRKTDLLDAIQRHVDVVRPF, translated from the coding sequence ATTGAACGAACGCGAGCGCAGAAAAGCGCCGAAGAGGCGAACCGGGCGAAGACGCAATTCCTTGCCAATATCTCGCATGAGATACGCACTCCGATGAACGTTATCCTTGGCACGAACGAATTACTCAGAGAACAGCCCGATCTGAAAGAAGATCAGCGCCAGCTGTTAGGGGCCATGCATCAGGCCGGCGTCTCGCTGTTACAGATACTCGACGACGTTCTTCAGACTTCCAGGCTCGAACTCGGACAGGTTAACGTTAACCAGCAGGACTTTCTACTTCGCGAGTGGCTCGATCACCTCTGCGCTCCGTTCGCTCTGCGTATGAAGTCGGTGGGTCTTTCCTTTCAAACACAGATCGATGACGTGCCCGATCGGTTGATCGGCGACGCCACAAGCGCTTCACAGATTCTGGGTAACCTGCTCTCGAATGCCGTGAAGTTCACGTCACAGGGGTCGGTACAGCTGATCGTCAGCAAAGCGGAGGAGCGAGACGGCAAGGTGGGTATTCGTTTTTCGGTTATCGACACAGGCATCGGAATACCCGAAGAGGATCATGCTTACATTTTCTCGCCGTTTTCGCCCGCCAGCTCGCGTACGGCGGCACGCTACGGGGGTACGGGTCTGGGGTTATCCATCGCTCGTTCGCTGACGAAGCTGCTTGGCGGAACGCTGACGTTCGAGAGCCGCATCGGATCGGGTTCGCAGTTTACGCTGACTCTGCCCTTTCGAACGGTGCAGGAAAAGCCGGTCACGGCGCCGGCTGCTGAACGTTTCATAAACGCTCGAATCCTTCTGGCAGAGGATCAGCCCGAAAACCGTTTCCTTTTCGACAGATACTTAAGAAAGCATGTACGTGAGCTTATCTTCGCCGAAGACGGCGAACAGGCTGTAACGACCTATTCGTCCACAGCCTTTGATCTTATTTTAATGGATATCCGCATGCCGGTCATGGACGGCTATGAGGCCTATGTTCGCATTCGTGAATTCGAAAGCGCCAGCGGCCGACATCATACCCCTGTACTGGCGCTCACCGCTCATGCCATGGATGCCGATCAGGACCGTCTGCGTCAGACGGGATTTGATGAGATCCTCACCAAACCCGTTCGTAAGACTGACCTGCTCGACGCCATCCAGCGTCATGTCGATGTCGTTCGTCCTTTTTAG
- a CDS encoding CsgG/HfaB family protein: MKTIDSTNQGVQRPSFQTRQAEKVQRTQGRLHELESDMINIMNRHLLSRGFNPLDRSAVVLLLKEHSLMNTGLYDNSKSLQIGRLATADAVLVGSLRVNVQGADMPSYEIVFYGKMLAVESGKILALGESHTTTTEFTRDAIRSVISAWFDELDELN, encoded by the coding sequence TTGAAAACAATTGACAGCACGAATCAAGGGGTTCAGCGTCCTTCTTTTCAAACTCGCCAGGCTGAGAAAGTACAAAGAACACAGGGGCGTCTGCACGAACTTGAGAGTGATATGATAAATATTATGAATCGCCACCTGCTTTCCAGAGGGTTCAATCCGCTTGATCGCAGTGCTGTCGTTTTATTGCTCAAAGAGCATTCTTTGATGAATACCGGTTTGTATGATAACTCAAAGAGCCTACAGATTGGTCGGCTTGCAACAGCCGATGCCGTTCTTGTCGGGTCGCTCCGGGTTAATGTTCAGGGCGCCGATATGCCATCCTACGAAATCGTCTTTTATGGTAAGATGCTTGCAGTGGAATCCGGGAAGATTCTTGCGCTTGGAGAATCCCATACGACAACGACTGAGTTCACAAGAGATGCAATCAGGTCCGTTATCAGCGCATGGTTTGATGAGCTGGATGAGCTTAATTGA
- a CDS encoding aspartate-semialdehyde dehydrogenase, which translates to MSKNYAVVGATGAVGVEILKVLENRNVDVGQLKLLASPRSAGKTMTFRGKEYTVEALSEDSFHDVQVALFSAGGSISKQYGPVAVSSGCVVVDNSSAFRMDPEVPLVVPEINPEAVKLHKGIIANPNCSTIILLMAVYPIYKLYGVKKIIVSTYQAASGAGAAAMQELEDQAKAHLAGTEVPTNILPHQLAFNVFSHNSSMDPESGYNQEEVKMVKETHKILGDANIAIAPTCVRVSTFRAHAESIHLELREKGDVEKMREALAAFPGVKVLDNRQANRFPMPLEVSGKDDVYVGRVRMDYDDQSGTNVQLFVVGDQLLKGAALNAVQIAELL; encoded by the coding sequence ATGTCGAAGAATTATGCCGTCGTTGGGGCGACCGGCGCCGTTGGCGTCGAGATCCTCAAGGTTCTTGAAAACCGTAACGTTGATGTCGGTCAGCTGAAGCTGCTTGCTTCACCGCGCTCGGCCGGTAAGACGATGACGTTTCGCGGCAAAGAATATACGGTTGAGGCTCTTTCAGAGGATTCCTTTCATGACGTTCAGGTGGCGCTTTTCAGCGCCGGCGGGTCGATTAGCAAGCAGTACGGTCCCGTGGCCGTATCGTCGGGTTGTGTGGTCGTGGATAACTCAAGCGCCTTTCGTATGGATCCCGAGGTGCCGCTTGTCGTGCCCGAGATCAACCCCGAGGCCGTAAAACTGCATAAAGGCATCATCGCCAATCCGAACTGCTCGACGATCATTCTGCTGATGGCCGTTTATCCGATCTACAAGTTATACGGCGTGAAAAAGATCATCGTATCGACCTATCAGGCCGCTTCGGGCGCAGGCGCCGCCGCGATGCAGGAGCTTGAAGATCAGGCGAAGGCGCATCTGGCCGGAACCGAGGTTCCGACGAATATTCTGCCGCATCAGCTGGCCTTCAACGTCTTCAGCCATAACTCTTCGATGGACCCCGAGTCGGGGTATAACCAGGAAGAGGTGAAAATGGTCAAGGAAACGCATAAGATCCTCGGTGATGCGAATATCGCCATCGCTCCCACCTGCGTGCGTGTGAGTACGTTTCGTGCTCACGCCGAGTCCATTCATCTTGAGCTTCGCGAGAAGGGCGATGTTGAAAAGATGCGCGAGGCGCTCGCAGCCTTCCCCGGAGTAAAGGTGCTGGATAACCGTCAGGCCAATCGCTTTCCCATGCCGCTTGAGGTTTCGGGCAAAGACGACGTCTATGTCGGCCGCGTTCGTATGGACTATGACGATCAGAGCGGAACAAACGTACAGCTATTCGTCGTCGGTGACCAGCTTCTGAAAGGCGCCGCCCTGAACGCCGTGCAGATCGCCGAGCTGCTTTGA
- a CDS encoding c-type cytochrome, which produces MSIKSGLLAACLLLASCAVGLSEFRSAGCQACHLNTPSGSGPSIQEIQEAYSGDAEELAAFLRGERRPRVDPARFAAMQPALEIAKRWSDEERMRVAQFLAGQESAER; this is translated from the coding sequence GTGAGCATAAAAAGCGGATTGCTGGCCGCATGCCTGCTTCTTGCGTCCTGTGCAGTCGGCCTGTCGGAGTTCCGATCGGCCGGCTGTCAGGCCTGCCATCTGAACACGCCGTCGGGATCAGGCCCTTCGATCCAGGAGATTCAGGAGGCCTATAGCGGCGATGCCGAGGAACTGGCCGCCTTTCTTCGCGGCGAAAGGCGGCCGCGGGTCGATCCGGCGCGGTTTGCGGCGATGCAACCAGCACTGGAAATCGCAAAACGATGGTCTGATGAGGAGCGGATGCGCGTGGCGCAGTTTCTGGCCGGCCAGGAATCAGCGGAGAGATAA
- a CDS encoding endonuclease/exonuclease/phosphatase family protein, with the protein MGLLRLLCKLQIVIASGYLIGRTLLPENQWLLFLSNIQAYLLLPSVISALILLGRKTGLYFPLALFAFAHAPFSLLSAPEYCLSGKGGELVLRTYTANLAGSVDRGRDFARLAAELELDVMVFQETSPLFLKTEGAALQRELPFAFYLQSEEGYWTQAIFSRYPLAELQTYDPGPGFSAPDARVILSAQVDIRHRKWTILVAHAGIPFVRNQDCRGLHCLIGLYDQRSRDLHLRFMKDLIRLDRDVVLLGDMNLSDQNPAYSAFVDGLIDAGRCPPFQRTWPADHTFPVPFIRIDYTLLRTESPIVVQARTIPVSGSDHLAVLVEVAASESVSEQLPQSVR; encoded by the coding sequence GTGGGACTGCTTCGTTTACTCTGCAAGCTACAGATAGTAATCGCTTCCGGGTATCTGATCGGGCGAACTCTATTGCCTGAGAATCAATGGCTGCTCTTTCTCTCAAATATTCAGGCCTACCTTTTATTGCCCTCCGTAATCTCAGCACTTATTCTGCTGGGGCGTAAGACAGGGCTTTATTTCCCGCTTGCCCTTTTTGCATTTGCTCACGCGCCGTTTTCGCTGCTATCCGCACCGGAGTACTGCCTGTCCGGGAAGGGTGGAGAACTCGTTCTTCGAACCTACACGGCGAATCTGGCCGGTTCCGTCGACAGAGGTCGCGATTTTGCCCGCCTTGCTGCCGAGCTTGAGCTGGATGTCATGGTCTTTCAAGAGACCTCACCGTTATTCCTGAAAACCGAAGGTGCCGCTCTGCAAAGAGAGTTGCCCTTTGCATTTTATCTACAGTCAGAGGAAGGTTACTGGACTCAGGCGATCTTCAGCCGCTATCCTCTGGCTGAACTGCAAACCTATGACCCGGGGCCAGGTTTTTCTGCGCCCGATGCGCGGGTCATTCTGTCGGCACAGGTCGACATCAGGCATCGTAAATGGACCATCCTTGTCGCTCACGCCGGAATCCCCTTTGTTCGAAACCAGGATTGCCGCGGATTGCATTGCCTTATTGGGTTATACGATCAGCGCTCCCGCGATTTGCATCTGCGATTTATGAAGGATCTTATCCGTCTCGATAGAGACGTTGTCCTTCTTGGCGATATGAACCTGAGCGACCAGAATCCGGCTTACAGCGCCTTTGTCGACGGATTGATCGATGCAGGAAGATGCCCGCCGTTTCAGAGAACCTGGCCGGCCGACCACACCTTCCCTGTCCCCTTCATTCGGATTGATTATACGCTTCTTCGTACGGAAAGCCCGATCGTCGTGCAAGCGCGAACCATTCCAGTTTCTGGTTCAGATCATCTTGCGGTTTTAGTTGAAGTTGCAGCCAGTGAATCAGTTTCTGAACAACTCCCGCAGAGTGTGCGTTAA